From the genome of Edaphobacter dinghuensis, one region includes:
- a CDS encoding TonB-dependent receptor, protein MLELQKLTKPYLLAKIFLLFALFLSLPCLAAAQSTGGLRGQVLDPSGALVPGATVTLTQGTTVLTAPSGNDGNYAFRDVPTGTYSLTIDAQGFTFPKTDVTISSSRVRQMNLTLAIAVEQQNIQVTSHNTGVSVDPSENAGAMVLSGHDLDALSDDPDQLQSELQALAGPAAGPNGGQIYIDGFAGGQLPPKSSIREIRINQNPFSAEFDRLGYGRIEILTKPGTDKFSGYVMTFITSSALNTANPLVQEQPSYHGYSLPAYIAGPLTKHSSYFANFFHNQLQNQEFVVAVNPADTTATITQTVQRPSSFWQFNPRFDFQLGKSNTLSIRDSFSRYQQTNAGVGTLVLADNSYNQTQLENAIQVSDTVVINSKLINETHFQWRKVRNSQTANTFTPTVTVQGAFTTGGNSSGVVRDHQDIFELQNYSTATAGLHTIRFGARLQAYRDANYSTSGVNGTYIFQSLDHYLAGKPDQYQATVIKNPLARVLLFDAALFYQDDWRWKPNFTLSYGLRYEGQNRIRDHADFAPRVALAWAPGHMGSKPPKTVFRAGYGWFYNRFTVPNSFNSATGTPYIIQALHQNGINQQSYVVNNPGFYDPTTPASPTTLSSDSTSLPTVYSIDPHFRAALDMQGGIGVDRAVGKLGTVNVTYLFTRGIHQYLTNNISAPSFDPTTYTITGPTPSEFNYQFQSGGIYKQNQIIVTGNTKYKSISVHTSYTFNDAQSDTQGVTYTPSVAAKPSLDYGRASFGIHHRLVILGTYAAPHGIIVAPLLFAQSGTPYNLTIGNDLTGNNQFNARPTYGTCGATDVVSTPYGCLDTDPIGKGEPIVPYGIGTGPANFVLHMRISKAFGVGPKIKGTTASGFKGGGGGGSVAGRGLGGAQAGPKLDASVTRKYSLTIVATSFNVLNIVNRGTPNGVLNSTLFGKTQSLAGDGFGSNTAGNRSVFLQAMFNF, encoded by the coding sequence ATGCTTGAGTTGCAGAAACTGACGAAGCCGTACCTACTGGCCAAAATCTTCCTTCTCTTTGCTCTCTTCCTCTCCCTTCCTTGTCTTGCCGCCGCTCAATCCACCGGCGGACTCCGAGGCCAGGTGCTCGACCCCAGCGGTGCTCTAGTCCCCGGAGCCACCGTCACCCTCACCCAAGGCACCACTGTCCTCACCGCTCCCTCAGGCAACGACGGCAACTACGCCTTCCGCGACGTCCCCACAGGCACATACTCCCTCACCATCGACGCACAAGGATTCACCTTTCCCAAAACAGACGTAACCATCTCCTCCAGCCGCGTCCGTCAGATGAACCTCACCCTCGCCATCGCCGTCGAGCAGCAGAACATTCAGGTCACATCCCATAACACCGGCGTCAGCGTCGACCCCAGCGAAAACGCAGGCGCCATGGTCCTCAGCGGACACGACCTCGACGCTCTCTCGGACGATCCCGACCAGCTCCAAAGCGAGTTGCAAGCGCTCGCCGGACCCGCAGCCGGACCCAACGGCGGCCAGATCTACATCGACGGATTCGCCGGTGGCCAACTCCCGCCCAAATCCTCCATCCGCGAGATTCGCATCAATCAAAATCCTTTCTCCGCAGAGTTCGACCGCCTCGGCTACGGCCGCATCGAAATCCTCACCAAGCCCGGCACCGATAAATTCTCCGGCTACGTCATGACCTTCATCACCTCTTCTGCCCTGAACACAGCCAACCCGCTCGTGCAGGAGCAGCCCAGCTACCACGGCTACTCTCTCCCTGCTTACATCGCTGGCCCTCTCACCAAGCATTCGTCCTACTTCGCAAACTTCTTCCACAATCAGCTTCAGAATCAGGAGTTCGTCGTCGCCGTCAATCCAGCCGACACCACGGCCACCATCACGCAAACCGTTCAACGCCCCTCATCCTTCTGGCAGTTCAATCCCCGCTTCGACTTTCAGCTAGGCAAGAGCAACACCCTCTCTATCCGCGACTCCTTCTCCCGCTATCAACAGACCAACGCCGGTGTCGGCACTCTTGTCCTTGCCGATAACTCCTACAACCAGACCCAACTCGAAAACGCCATTCAGGTCAGCGACACCGTCGTCATCAACTCAAAGCTCATCAACGAGACGCACTTCCAATGGCGAAAGGTCCGCAACAGTCAGACCGCCAACACTTTTACTCCAACCGTCACCGTTCAGGGAGCTTTCACGACCGGCGGCAACAGCTCCGGCGTCGTTCGCGATCATCAGGACATCTTCGAGCTGCAGAACTACTCCACCGCAACCGCAGGTCTGCACACCATTCGCTTCGGCGCCCGCCTGCAGGCGTACCGTGATGCCAACTACTCCACCTCCGGCGTCAACGGAACCTACATCTTTCAATCCCTCGACCACTACCTCGCAGGCAAGCCCGATCAATATCAGGCCACAGTCATCAAGAATCCCCTGGCGCGCGTACTCCTCTTCGACGCCGCTCTCTTCTATCAGGACGACTGGCGCTGGAAGCCAAACTTCACCCTCAGCTACGGTCTCCGCTACGAAGGCCAGAACCGCATTCGCGACCACGCCGACTTCGCGCCGCGCGTTGCCCTCGCCTGGGCTCCCGGACACATGGGCAGCAAACCGCCCAAGACCGTCTTCCGCGCTGGCTACGGCTGGTTCTACAACCGCTTCACCGTGCCCAACTCCTTCAACTCGGCCACCGGAACGCCGTACATCATTCAAGCCCTTCACCAGAACGGCATCAACCAGCAGAGCTACGTCGTCAACAACCCCGGCTTCTACGATCCCACCACCCCAGCCTCACCCACCACCCTCAGCAGTGACAGCACCTCGCTACCCACCGTCTACAGCATTGATCCTCACTTTCGCGCCGCGCTCGACATGCAGGGCGGCATCGGCGTAGACCGCGCTGTCGGCAAGCTGGGCACTGTCAACGTAACCTATCTCTTCACCCGCGGCATTCATCAATACCTGACCAACAACATCTCCGCGCCCAGCTTCGATCCCACCACTTACACCATCACCGGCCCCACACCGTCCGAGTTCAACTACCAGTTCCAGTCCGGCGGCATCTACAAGCAGAACCAGATCATCGTCACCGGCAACACCAAGTACAAGAGCATCTCAGTCCACACCTCTTACACCTTCAACGATGCCCAAAGCGATACCCAGGGCGTCACCTACACGCCATCGGTCGCCGCAAAACCCAGCCTCGACTACGGCCGCGCCAGCTTCGGCATCCATCATCGCCTCGTCATCCTCGGCACCTACGCCGCTCCGCATGGCATCATCGTCGCGCCACTGCTCTTCGCGCAATCAGGAACACCCTACAACCTCACCATCGGCAACGACCTCACCGGCAACAACCAGTTCAACGCCCGTCCCACCTACGGCACCTGCGGAGCAACCGACGTCGTCTCCACTCCCTACGGCTGCCTCGACACCGACCCCATCGGCAAAGGCGAGCCGATCGTTCCCTACGGCATCGGAACCGGCCCCGCTAACTTTGTGCTGCATATGCGCATCAGCAAAGCCTTCGGAGTCGGCCCCAAGATCAAAGGCACCACGGCCAGTGGGTTCAAAGGTGGGGGCGGCGGAGGAAGCGTCGCCGGTCGCGGCCTCGGCGGCGCACAAGCTGGCCCCAAACTCGATGCCAGCGTCACCCGCAAATACAGCCTCACCATCGTAGCCACCTCGTTCAATGTCCTCAACATCGTCAACCGAGGCACACCAAACGGCGTCCTGAACTCCACACTCTTCGGCAAAACCCAATCACTCGCCGGAGACGGCTTCGGCTCCAACACCGCAGGCAACCGCAGCGTCTTCCTCCAAGCCATGTTCAACTTCTAG
- a CDS encoding Rieske (2Fe-2S) protein: protein MLTLLYDGSWRVLDVAQWVRLCGVGEAPAVGKVMESEAGGVEICLANVNGELSAIDNVCPHRQGPMGQGWLEGEAVVCPWHSWTFSLKTGLSEYPVHERVDVFAVRVEGEDVMVNLEPEPRGAGLNLSGGDGTRG, encoded by the coding sequence GTGCTTACTTTGCTCTACGATGGAAGTTGGAGGGTTTTGGACGTGGCGCAGTGGGTGAGGTTGTGTGGGGTGGGTGAGGCTCCGGCGGTGGGGAAGGTGATGGAGTCTGAGGCGGGTGGGGTTGAGATTTGTCTGGCGAATGTGAATGGGGAGTTGTCGGCGATTGATAATGTCTGTCCGCATCGGCAGGGGCCGATGGGGCAGGGATGGCTGGAGGGAGAGGCTGTGGTTTGTCCGTGGCACTCCTGGACGTTCAGCTTGAAGACGGGGCTGTCGGAGTATCCGGTGCACGAGCGTGTGGATGTGTTTGCGGTGCGGGTGGAGGGCGAGGATGTGATGGTGAATCTTGAGCCTGAGCCGCGTGGGGCGGGGTTGAATCTATCCGGCGGGGATGGAACAAGGGGCTAA
- a CDS encoding alpha/beta hydrolase, with protein sequence MPRPAAKTPKRRPQPTPQPETVDPRWLVKAIAATIGVAILCGYLALCLLFYQGQWQLVLHPTRTTSVPASINGAPYELLHFGPDDSAIPQLTGWWIPAAPQAPYANLTLLFLPPGDGSLADSIPTLATLHNLGINIFAFDYRGYGQSANTHPTQQRMAHDADSAWTYLTTSRDVPTNRIIPYGTGAGASLAASLATTHSTIPALILDSPHTDLLDTARRDPRSSLLPVALLFHETFPLTAPLQILHTPKLLLSKSSQSPAAYRTAADPKITVEFTTPTEAVYTQALTRFLDKYAPNSQQLVPTPAPAH encoded by the coding sequence ATGCCTCGTCCCGCTGCAAAAACGCCCAAGCGCCGCCCACAGCCAACCCCTCAGCCTGAAACAGTCGACCCTCGCTGGCTCGTCAAAGCCATCGCCGCCACCATCGGCGTAGCGATCCTCTGCGGCTACCTCGCCCTCTGTCTGCTCTTCTACCAAGGCCAATGGCAGCTCGTCCTTCATCCCACCCGAACCACCAGCGTTCCCGCCTCCATCAACGGCGCACCCTACGAACTCCTCCACTTCGGCCCCGACGACTCTGCCATCCCGCAACTCACCGGCTGGTGGATTCCCGCCGCACCCCAAGCCCCCTACGCAAACCTCACCCTCCTCTTCCTTCCCCCCGGCGACGGCTCCCTCGCCGACTCCATCCCCACCCTCGCCACCCTCCACAACCTCGGCATCAACATCTTCGCCTTCGACTACCGCGGCTACGGCCAAAGCGCCAACACCCATCCCACCCAGCAAAGAATGGCCCACGACGCCGACTCCGCCTGGACCTACCTCACCACCTCAAGAGATGTCCCTACAAACCGCATCATCCCTTACGGCACCGGAGCCGGAGCATCCCTCGCAGCCTCGCTCGCAACAACGCACTCCACCATCCCAGCCCTCATCCTCGACTCGCCCCACACCGACCTGCTCGATACCGCTCGCCGCGATCCCCGCTCCAGCCTCTTGCCCGTGGCTCTGCTCTTCCACGAAACCTTCCCGCTGACCGCCCCACTCCAAATCCTGCACACCCCCAAACTTCTCCTCAGCAAATCCAGTCAGTCCCCCGCAGCCTACCGCACCGCCGCTGACCCCAAAATCACCGTCGAATTCACCACCCCCACCGAAGCTGTCTACACACAAGCACTCACTCGCTTCCTTGACAAATACGCTCCCAACTCGCAGCAGCTCGTACCTACCCCGGCACCCGCGCATTAA
- a CDS encoding DoxX family protein, which translates to MIRFLNNLQPWGALLLRLVLALSMIVHGYQKVSTHAALHHFVHYVVTLGLPYWLGYISAFTEFVGGILVLLGLFTRLASGLIAINMLVALFTVGIHQGFGIYNYIAELAAIAIMLCVYGAGALSLDRRLGLS; encoded by the coding sequence ATGATCCGATTCCTGAACAACCTTCAGCCCTGGGGAGCCCTGCTGCTGCGCCTCGTCCTCGCTCTCTCCATGATCGTCCACGGCTACCAGAAGGTCTCGACCCACGCCGCGCTGCATCACTTCGTCCACTACGTCGTCACCCTCGGACTTCCCTATTGGCTCGGCTACATCTCGGCCTTCACCGAGTTCGTCGGCGGCATCCTCGTCCTCCTCGGCCTCTTCACCCGGCTGGCCTCGGGACTCATCGCCATCAACATGCTGGTCGCGCTCTTCACCGTAGGAATCCACCAGGGCTTCGGCATCTACAACTACATCGCCGAGCTTGCCGCCATCGCCATCATGCTCTGCGTCTACGGCGCAGGAGCCCTCTCCCTAGACCGCAGACTAGGCCTCTCATAG
- a CDS encoding DUF1501 domain-containing protein has translation MEITRRGFMKGGALALVGTSAIPGFLTRSVMAEMTTAAANKKKLVVLFQRGAADGLNIVVPYREQNYYAMRPTIAIKPNEVIDLDGFFGLHPAMAAFKPLYDQGHLAIIPAAGSPDTTRSHFDAQDYMESGTPGVKSTPDGWLNRALQAELLRGKPSAFRAVALGAEIPRTLEGKVPAIALDNVLDFSVGGRGLQTSPMSNAFQSMYDQSSDAVLHGTGQETFEAVKMLKATDPAHYQPAAGVVYPKTQFGNSLKQVAQLMKANLGVEAAFSDIGGWDTHQNQGDANGQLANRLTDFSEGIAAFWKDMGDEAENVTLVTMSEFGRTARQNGTGGTDHGHANVMFVLGGQVKGGKIYGKWPGLDNDLLNEGRDLTVTTDFRRVLGEAAYKTLGAKNLELVFPGSQVAPREFLNFI, from the coding sequence ATGGAGATTACCAGACGTGGTTTTATGAAGGGTGGCGCGTTGGCGCTGGTGGGGACTTCGGCGATTCCTGGTTTTTTGACGCGCAGCGTGATGGCGGAGATGACGACTGCCGCTGCGAATAAGAAGAAGCTGGTGGTGCTGTTTCAGCGTGGTGCGGCAGATGGTTTGAATATCGTGGTGCCGTATCGCGAGCAGAACTACTATGCGATGCGGCCTACGATTGCGATCAAGCCGAATGAGGTGATCGATCTGGATGGGTTCTTTGGGCTGCATCCGGCGATGGCGGCGTTCAAGCCGCTGTATGACCAGGGGCATCTGGCGATTATTCCGGCGGCGGGTTCGCCGGATACCACGCGGTCGCACTTCGATGCGCAGGACTATATGGAGAGCGGGACGCCGGGGGTGAAGTCTACTCCTGATGGGTGGCTGAATAGGGCTTTGCAGGCGGAGCTGCTGCGAGGGAAGCCTTCGGCGTTTCGCGCGGTGGCGCTGGGTGCGGAGATTCCGCGGACGCTGGAGGGCAAGGTTCCGGCGATTGCACTGGATAATGTGCTGGACTTCTCTGTGGGCGGACGCGGGCTGCAGACTTCGCCGATGAGCAATGCGTTTCAGTCGATGTATGACCAGAGTTCGGATGCTGTGTTGCATGGCACGGGGCAGGAGACGTTCGAGGCGGTGAAGATGCTGAAGGCGACCGATCCGGCGCATTATCAGCCGGCGGCGGGAGTGGTGTATCCGAAGACGCAGTTTGGCAACAGTTTGAAGCAGGTGGCGCAGTTGATGAAAGCGAACCTTGGGGTGGAGGCGGCGTTTTCGGACATTGGCGGATGGGACACGCACCAGAACCAGGGAGATGCGAATGGGCAGTTGGCGAACCGGTTGACGGATTTTTCGGAGGGGATTGCGGCGTTCTGGAAGGACATGGGAGATGAGGCGGAGAATGTGACGCTGGTGACGATGTCGGAGTTTGGCCGGACGGCGAGGCAGAATGGGACGGGCGGGACCGATCATGGTCACGCAAATGTAATGTTCGTGCTGGGTGGACAGGTTAAGGGTGGCAAGATCTACGGGAAGTGGCCGGGGCTGGATAACGATCTGTTGAATGAAGGACGGGATTTGACGGTGACGACGGACTTTCGCCGGGTGCTGGGCGAGGCGGCTTATAAGACGCTTGGTGCAAAAAATCTGGAGCTGGTGTTTCCGGGGTCGCAGGTGGCGCCGCGAGAGTTTTTGAATTTTATTTAG